The stretch of DNA CGCGTCGCACCTGATCTGGTTTGGCGTCGGCATCCCGGAGGGCGCGGCCGCCATCCGTATGGAGGCGGACTGGACTGCTCCGACGGCCGGCGTCCATCACCTGGGCGTCGGAACCGTGGGCCAGATCCAGCTCTCCCTGCAGGGCGGGGAGGTGTTCAACGGTGAGATTGAGGACGACACTGACGTGCTGGGCGCCGCCCTCTTCGACCCGCCCAAGACCGTCCACCGTGTGGAAACCGCAGCCGGCGAACCCGTCCGCATCGAGGCGGTCTACCAGCTGCCGAAGGAGCAGGTGATTCCTTTCACCGCCATCCTCCTGGGCGAGGAAACCGTGGTGGAGGACCCGCAGGCGGAAATCGACGCGGCCGTGGAAGCGGCAAAGGCTGCCGACGTGGCCATCGTGGTGGTGGGAACCAGCGCCGCCATCGAATCCGAGGGCTTCGACCGCCAGGACCTGGACCTCCCCGGGCTGCAGAACCAGCTGGTGGAGGCAGTCGCCGCGGTGAACAGGAGGACCGTGGTTGTGGTCAACTCCGGTTCACCGGTCCTCATGCCGTGGATCGACAAGGTGGGCGCCGTCCTGCTGGGTTGGTTCGGCGGCCAGGAATTCGGCCGGGCCATCGCCGACATCCTGCTGGGTGTGGAGGAACCGGGTGGCCGTTTGCCCACCTCCTGGCCCGCCGCGCTTAAGGACGTGCCGGTGCTGAACACCACCCCCGTCGACGGCAAGGTTGTGTACTCCGAGGGCATCCACGTGGGCTACCGGGCCTGGCTCAAGCAGCAGGCTGAAGGAGGCGCCGCCCCGGCCCTCCCGTTTGGCTTTGGGCTGGGTTACACCACCTTCGAACTGGGCGCACCGCACGCCCCGCAGTCGGTCCTGGCGGGCAACGACGTGGTGGTACATGTGCCGGTGCGCAACACGGGCAGCCGTGCCGGCCGTGAAGTGGTCCAGGTGTACCTGGAGCGGGCTGAGTCGTCAGTGGACCGTCCCGTCCAGTGGCTGGCGGGCTATGTGGGGACGCACCTGGCCCCCGGCGGCACCGAAAGCGTGGCGGTCCGGATTCCGGCCAGGTCCTTCGGGCATTACGACGGCGGCTGGCAGTTTGAGGCAGGGACGTTCCGGATCCTGGTGGGCCGCCATTCCGCCGATGACTTCCAGTCGGTGGAGATAGAGCTGCGCTAGCAGACTCCGTCACCGACGCAAACCCGACCTACGGCCGGGCTGGCTCCGTTCTATCGGCGGCAGCCCGGCTTCTCTGTAGTAGCCCTCGATGTGCGCTGCGACAAGCTTGGCCGCCCGTTCGCCGTCGTTATGCTGCACGGCGGCAAGGATGTCACGGTGCTCCCCCCGCAGCCGCGCCGCGGTGGAGTCCCAGTCCGGCAGGTTGGCCGTAAGCCGGGACGCGTAGCCGGTGATGGATTCGCGCAACGATCCCATCATGGCGCTGACCACCACGTTGCCGGCAGCGTCTGCGAGAGCCAGGTGGAAGCGGACGTCCAGCGCCAGGAACTCATCCACCTCCACCTCTTCGGCATCCATCTCAGCAAGGAGCCGGGCGGCGCCGGCCAGCTCAGGCGAATCCGGCCTGGCGTGGGACACCGCCCATGACTCCAGCAGCACGCGGGTTTCCACGATGTCCGCCACAGGAAGGTGCTGCGTGGCCACGTGCAGCCGCAGGGCTGAGCCGAGTGCCGCCGTCGGATCCGAGATGACAACCGTCCCGGCTTCGGGGCCGGACCCAACTCCGGCCCGCACCACGCCCATCGCCTCAAGGATCCTGACCGCCTCACGGACAGACGTGCGGGACACCTTCAGCTGCTCGGCGAGGGAACGTTCGGCGGGAAGCCGCCCGCCCACTGCCAGCCGCCCCTCCGAGAGCTCGGCCTCAATCCAGGCGAGGACAAGTTGATGGGTCTTCATGGAGCAATAGTAGTTGATGTGGTTGGACCACATGCCCTAGAGTGTGGTTAGACCACAGCTGGTCCCTGCACCCAGGACCTTGTCACCGGCCCAACGGAGGACGCCATGACCCACACTATCCAGCCCAACAACCCGGAAGCCACTCCGGCACCGGACGCCACGGATATCCCGGCGGCGCCCTCAGCCACGGCTCCCGACGCTGGCGGCGCCTCGTCCGCCGTGCCCGCGGCGCTGAAACGCCGCATCCCCAAGTACTCGGACCTGGCTCCCCTGATGCAGTTCAAGAAGCCCGGGTTCAGTAAAGAAGCCCGGCTCAAGCGGGCCAGCACCATCTGGGAGCTGCGGGACATCGCCAAGCGCCGCACCCCGCAGGCACCCTTCGACTACACCGATGGCGCAGCGGAAGAAGAAATCACCCTCCGCCGCGCCCGCCAGGCCTTCCTGGACATCGAATTCCGCCCCGGAATCCTGCGGAACGTCTCCGCTATCGACCTGAGCACCGAAATCCTGGGCAAGCCCTCCCGCCTCCCCGTGGGCATCGCCCCCACCGGCTTCACCCGGATGATGCAGTCCGAAGGTGAGTACGCCGGATCGCAGGCAGCTGAGGCAGCCGGCATCCCCTATACCCTCTCCACCATGGGCACCGCCTCCATCGAGGACGTCGCCGCCGCCGCACCCAATGGCCGCAACTGGTTCCAGCTGTACCTGTGGACGGACCGCGACCGCTCGCTGGAGCTGATTGAACGTGCCGCCAGGGCCGGCAACGATACGCTCATGGTCACCGTGGACACGGCAGTGGCGGGCGCCCGCCTCCGCGACGTCCGCAATGGGATGACCATCCCGCCGGCGCTGACCGTCAAGACGGTACTGGACGCGTCGTACCGCCCCGCCTGGTGGTTCAACTTCCTCACCCACGAACCGCTCACGTTCGCCTCGCTGTCCCGTTACACCGGCACTGTGGCGGACCTGATCAACTCCATGTTCGATCCCACGCTCACCTTCGAGGACCTGGACTGGCTGCGCGAAACCTGGAAGGGCAAGCTGGTGGTCAAGGGCATCCAGACCGTGGAGGACGCCCGCCGCGTGGTGGACCACGGCGCCGACGGTGTGGTCCTGTCCAACCACGGCGGCCGCCAGCTGGACCGTGCCCCCATCCCGTTCCACCTCCTCCCCGAGGTCAAGCAGGCGTTCACCACGGACAACACCAACGCCGCGATCATGCTCGACACCGGCATCATGAGCGGGGCCGATATCGTGGCTGCGCTGGCCCTCGGCGCCGACTTCACACTGATCGGCCGCGCCTACCTGTACGGCCTGATGGCCGGCGGGCGTGCCGGTGTGGACCGCGCCCTCCAGATCCTCGAAAAAGACATGGCGCGCACCATGGCGCTGCTGGGCGTCAGCAAGCTCTCCGAGCTCACCCCGGACCACGTCCGCCTGCTCAACAAGTAGGGCGGACCCCAACTGAGTAGCGCCAAGTGTCGTTTTGACGGGTCAGAACGACACTTGGCGCTACCTACTTGGGTTAACGGGCTATTTTTTGCGGCCGAACTTCGGCAGGTTGGGGAGGTTCGCCAGCAGGTCGGCTGCTTTGGTGGCCGCGCGGCCCACGGTCCGGCCGATCTGCTGGGGCACGCTGTCATCGCTGAGCGGCGCAGCTGTTCCGCCGGGAATAACGACGGCGGGACTCAGGTCTGCGCCATTGGGCGCCAGGACGCCGGCGGAGACAGCATCCGCTGCCACGGCATCGGCGATTGCGTGTTCCTTCGCCGGCGCTACCTGCAGCGCTTCCGCCAGGGATGGGGCCGGCGCCTCGTCCCGGCTCACGACGGCGGAGGCAGGGGCGGCAGGTGACGTCACCGCGGCGGCTGCCGAGCCGACGTCGAACGTTTCCAGCCAGCTGGCGATCCCCTCCAGCGGCTTGCGGTTCAGCGCGTAATAGCGCTTCTGGCCCTGCGCCCGCATGCTCACCAGCTGCGCTTCACGCAGGACTTTCAGGTGCTTGGAAATGGTGGGCTGGCTTGCCGCCAGTTCCTCCACGAGCTCCCCCACTGCCTTGTCTCCGGAGCGGAGGGAGGTCAGGATGTCCCGCCGGGTCGATTCCGCTATGACGGCAAATACGTCGTCTGTCACCATGCCTCCCACCCTAGCGACATATACGCCGAAAGGCATCAACTATTTCGCCGGGCCAAGCCATTGGGACGAGGGCGGGCGGAAGCGTGGTTCTAGTCGAACCAGGGGTCCAGTCCGTGCAGCGGAAAGACTGCCTTGCGGGTAGCCATCACGGTGCGGTCCACGGCGTCGTTGGGGTCGAATCCTACTTCCCAGGACCGCCACCACAGCTCCACGTCGTCGCCCATCAGGTCCGGCGCCGACGCACCGAATTTCTCCTCAACGTACCTGCGCCAGTCCTCCGGGACCGCCGTGCGCAGCGGCACCGGCCGGCCTGCCGCGATGGCAATGAGGTGGCTCCAGGACCGCGGAACCACCTGCAGCACGTTGTACCCGCCGCCGCCGGTGGCAATCCAGCGGTTGTCGCAGTAACGGGCGGCAAGATTGCCGACGGCGGTGGCCGCCTCCCGCTGTCCGTCAACGCTGAGGTTGAGGTGCGTGAGCGGATCGGTCCGGTGCGAGTCACAGCCGTGCTGGCTCACGATCACCTCCGGCTGGAACGCCGCCACAAGCTGGGGCACCACCGCGTGGAAGGCGCGCAGCCACCCGGCATCGCCCGTTCCTGAGGGCAGGGCGATGTTGACTGCGCTCCCTTCGGCTTTGGGTCCGCCGATTTCGTTGGCAAATCCAGTGCCGGGGAAGAGGGTGAGCCCGCTTTCGTGCAGGGATATCGTGAGCACCCGGGGATCATCCCAGAAAATACTCTCCGTGCCATCCCCGTGGTGGGCATCGACGTCGAGGTATGCCACCTTGCCGACCCCGCCGTCGAGCAGCTTTTGCACGGCGAGTGCGGCGTCGTTGTAGATGCAGAACCCGCTGGCCCGGTCGCGGGACGCGTGGTGCATGCCCCCGCCGAAGTTGACCGCGTGCAGGGCCGAGCCGTCCAGGATCTTTGCAGCGGCCAGCAGCGAGCCGCCGGCCAGCCTGGCGGCAGCCTCATGCATCCCGGCGAACGCAGGATCATCCTCAGTGCCCAGGCCGCGGGCTTCGTCCGTCGCGTACGGGTCACCGCTGACGCGGCGGACCGCTGCCACGAACTCAGCCGAGTGCACCGACTCGAGTTCGGCGTCCGTGGCGACGTAAGGGGCTTCGACGGAAACGTGGTCGAGGTCGAAGAGTCCCAGGCTGCGGGCCAGTCGTGCCGTGAGGTCCATCCGCTCGGGTGCCATGGGGTGGCCCGGACCGAAATTGTAGGCGGTCATGTCGGCGCCCCACGCCACCGTCGTTGGCGGCGCGGGCTTGCTGAGACCGGGCAGATATGTCATCAATCACAGGCTACCCGAGCCCGCTGCCCTTCCCGCCCGGCCATTACGCGGACATAAGTGGTTTACTACTGAGGGAAGAAGAGTCAACCGAGGAAAAGCCACACATGACGCAAAGCCAGTCGAGGCCCCGGAACCCGGCCAGCTGGCATCCCCCGGAGCAGGAGCGGGAGGGCCTCTGGGTTTTCACGCGGGTGCGTGACTTCATTGACGACATTGCGAACACCTCGCCGGCCCGGCTCGCGCTGAGCGCCTTCGCCGCCGTGTGCCTGGTGTTCACGTTCCTGCTCTCCCTGCCTGTCTCGTCCGCCACCGGCACGGCCACCCCGTTGCACGAGTCGATGTTCACGGCCGTCTCCGCCGTGTGTGTCACAGGCCTCACCGTGGTGTCCACGGCGGTGCACTGGTCCTTCTTCGGCCAGCTGGTGATCCTGATCGGCATCTTC from Pseudarthrobacter siccitolerans encodes:
- a CDS encoding FadR/GntR family transcriptional regulator — protein: MKTHQLVLAWIEAELSEGRLAVGGRLPAERSLAEQLKVSRTSVREAVRILEAMGVVRAGVGSGPEAGTVVISDPTAALGSALRLHVATQHLPVADIVETRVLLESWAVSHARPDSPELAGAARLLAEMDAEEVEVDEFLALDVRFHLALADAAGNVVVSAMMGSLRESITGYASRLTANLPDWDSTAARLRGEHRDILAAVQHNDGERAAKLVAAHIEGYYREAGLPPIERSQPGRRSGLRR
- a CDS encoding alpha-hydroxy acid oxidase, which translates into the protein MTHTIQPNNPEATPAPDATDIPAAPSATAPDAGGASSAVPAALKRRIPKYSDLAPLMQFKKPGFSKEARLKRASTIWELRDIAKRRTPQAPFDYTDGAAEEEITLRRARQAFLDIEFRPGILRNVSAIDLSTEILGKPSRLPVGIAPTGFTRMMQSEGEYAGSQAAEAAGIPYTLSTMGTASIEDVAAAAPNGRNWFQLYLWTDRDRSLELIERAARAGNDTLMVTVDTAVAGARLRDVRNGMTIPPALTVKTVLDASYRPAWWFNFLTHEPLTFASLSRYTGTVADLINSMFDPTLTFEDLDWLRETWKGKLVVKGIQTVEDARRVVDHGADGVVLSNHGGRQLDRAPIPFHLLPEVKQAFTTDNTNAAIMLDTGIMSGADIVAALALGADFTLIGRAYLYGLMAGGRAGVDRALQILEKDMARTMALLGVSKLSELTPDHVRLLNK
- a CDS encoding ArsR/SmtB family transcription factor, whose product is MVTDDVFAVIAESTRRDILTSLRSGDKAVGELVEELAASQPTISKHLKVLREAQLVSMRAQGQKRYYALNRKPLEGIASWLETFDVGSAAAAVTSPAAPASAVVSRDEAPAPSLAEALQVAPAKEHAIADAVAADAVSAGVLAPNGADLSPAVVIPGGTAAPLSDDSVPQQIGRTVGRAATKAADLLANLPNLPKFGRKK
- a CDS encoding acetoin utilization protein AcuC, which codes for MTYLPGLSKPAPPTTVAWGADMTAYNFGPGHPMAPERMDLTARLARSLGLFDLDHVSVEAPYVATDAELESVHSAEFVAAVRRVSGDPYATDEARGLGTEDDPAFAGMHEAAARLAGGSLLAAAKILDGSALHAVNFGGGMHHASRDRASGFCIYNDAALAVQKLLDGGVGKVAYLDVDAHHGDGTESIFWDDPRVLTISLHESGLTLFPGTGFANEIGGPKAEGSAVNIALPSGTGDAGWLRAFHAVVPQLVAAFQPEVIVSQHGCDSHRTDPLTHLNLSVDGQREAATAVGNLAARYCDNRWIATGGGGYNVLQVVPRSWSHLIAIAAGRPVPLRTAVPEDWRRYVEEKFGASAPDLMGDDVELWWRSWEVGFDPNDAVDRTVMATRKAVFPLHGLDPWFD